The following is a genomic window from Staphylococcus saccharolyticus.
TACTTTATAAGTACTGGCTTTTTTAATTGTATTCATTTAAATGTCGTGTATATATCAATAAAGACCAGTCACTTTAAATAGCGACTGGTCTCTTTATCTATTCTTGATGTTCTCGATTTTTATTATGTTTATGGGCTTTGTGGTGCTTGTGTGGTGGTTTATTTTTAGAATAATCAACTTTATGATTTTTAGGATCATGACCATCCATATGTCTAGCGATTTGTTGGTCTACATATACCCAACCTTTCCAACCGATATGAACGGCATCACTAATCACATATTTCTCATAATCTTTGTTAGTCATGTCATAAATTTTGCCACCATTATCAACTACAGTGGAATGAATTTTTTTATACACTGCTTCACGTCTATCTTTCTTAATACCGATATGATCATACCATCTTCCGTTAGACGGAATGCTAATATATTGCACATCAGCACCCGCTGCGTGGAGTGTTTGGACTAATAACTTTAAGTCTTGAAACTCTGGAGAATTAACGTTGAATTCATAATCACGTTTCACTTTACGTTTATTTTCTTTAATTAATTTCCAATAAGGATCTCTAATATCAAACTTGTTAGATTTAGTATTATCTTTACCAATACCAACAGCTTTATGTTTCATCTCATCCCATGATGCATCTTCACTCGTCGCAGGTTTAACATGCGCTAAAGGAGGTTTAGTGAATGAGAATAGAGATTTAATAGCTTCAATTTTTGTTAATTGATTTTCTTTAAATGCAGAAATGTAGTTACCTGTAACATTTCCAGGATGTTTTGCTTGCTCTCTAAGATAAGGCTTATTATGAGCATGCGGAAACTGTAATAATCTTTGAGCGTAACGTTTCTTTAAGTCAACTGGCATATCCTTTTGATTAAACATTTGGTTAATTTGAGTTTGAGACATACGAGCATCAAAGTTTTGATTAGTTAAACCATGATTTGTAAACCATTGAGGAGAAATAATGAATGTAAATTTCTTTCCTTTTAAATTATCATATTGGGCTGCAAGTTCAACTGCATTAATTAAATCTGTTGAACCACCTGTACCAATTAAGAATGGTTGTCTACTCGAATTATTTTTATTTAAAGCAATCGCTGGATTAAAAGGATCGTCTTTTCCAAGCTCACTTGAACCATAAATTGGATAGTAGTTATCTGACTCAAAAAGTTTATTTTGAATGAGTGTGCCTTTTAAAACTTGATCAGTTAAAGAGATTCTGTTATCAGCTAACGTTTTATTTGTTACAAGTCCTGTAAACCAACTTGCTGGTAACAATACAAATATAACAAATATAACGCCACTGATTAGAATAGATAAAAATGGTTTCAGTTTCATCGTAATTCTTCTAATGCTTCTACGATTTTATTAGGAGTTGCCCACTCATCTCTATCAAAGTCCATGATTGATACTTCAATATCTAATTTATTTTGAATTTCTAAAAGTAAACCTACAGTTTGAAATGAATCAATGATACCTTCTTCAAAGATTTCTACATCTGGATTTTCTTTTACAATATCATTTTCAGCTACATCTGCTAATAAATCTAATACTTGTTCTCTAAATTCCATAATTAATTACTCCTTTATTAAATAAATTTACCTGAGAAAATTAAGAATCCGAATGTTACAAAATGGAATGTGATAATAATACTCAAAGCTGTTGTAAAACCATGTTGCCAACGTGGTGGATGCTTTTTACGCCAGCGCTCATAGTAACCATAACCAATAAATAGCGCTGCGTGATATAAACCATAAATAATGTAATAAACTTCAAGACCATGCCATACTCCCATAATAAAGAAGTTTAAAAAGAATGCGACATTAGACATTGCAAATTGACTCTTTAATAACTTCTTGCGAGACATGTAGAATAATGATCTCATATAGATACAATCTCTAAACCAGAAAGATAAAGTCATATGCCATCTATTCCAGAAGTCTTTAATATTTTTAGCTTTAAATGGTTGTTTAAAGTTAGGTGGTGTTTTAATACCATATAAATAACTGACTGCAATGGCAAATAAACTGTACCCTGCAAAGTCAAAGAATAGGTAAAAGCTATATGCATACATATATAACCACATATGCGTAAATCCATGTAGATTCAATTGTAATGGGTTAACAGCATAAGTTTGAATTAAGTACGCAATAATATATTTATATAAGAAACCTAACATAATCATATGAATCGCTTTAAGTACAAGTACTCTGTACTCTCCACCTGTAGGTACTTTTTTATCATCTTTTGCAAAACGTTTATATCTATCAATCGGTCCTGAAGAAATTGTTGGGAAGAATGATATAAATTGGATTAACTTCCAAACTTTAATTTCCTTAATTGAACCATCACGAATCTCCATGATTAATTGCACACTTTT
Proteins encoded in this region:
- the dltB gene encoding D-alanyl-lipoteichoic acid biosynthesis protein DltB; this translates as MIPYGTFTFFLIAFIVLIPVIILGFLGKRSYIYNGISTVFMIVLIFSSDKHNLFGQKYLSAQLFCFIIYVIWQVALIMFYYKSRQTNNTFAKFAMILLLSILPLAIVKILQSTWLGGHQIHFHESKLIEFVGFLGISYVTFKSVQLIMEIRDGSIKEIKVWKLIQFISFFPTISSGPIDRYKRFAKDDKKVPTGGEYRVLVLKAIHMIMLGFLYKYIIAYLIQTYAVNPLQLNLHGFTHMWLYMYAYSFYLFFDFAGYSLFAIAVSYLYGIKTPPNFKQPFKAKNIKDFWNRWHMTLSFWFRDCIYMRSLFYMSRKKLLKSQFAMSNVAFFLNFFIMGVWHGLEVYYIIYGLYHAALFIGYGYYERWRKKHPPRWQHGFTTALSIIITFHFVTFGFLIFSGKFI
- the dltD gene encoding D-alanyl-lipoteichoic acid biosynthesis protein DltD codes for the protein MKLKPFLSILISGVIFVIFVLLPASWFTGLVTNKTLADNRISLTDQVLKGTLIQNKLFESDNYYPIYGSSELGKDDPFNPAIALNKNNSSRQPFLIGTGGSTDLINAVELAAQYDNLKGKKFTFIISPQWFTNHGLTNQNFDARMSQTQINQMFNQKDMPVDLKKRYAQRLLQFPHAHNKPYLREQAKHPGNVTGNYISAFKENQLTKIEAIKSLFSFTKPPLAHVKPATSEDASWDEMKHKAVGIGKDNTKSNKFDIRDPYWKLIKENKRKVKRDYEFNVNSPEFQDLKLLVQTLHAAGADVQYISIPSNGRWYDHIGIKKDRREAVYKKIHSTVVDNGGKIYDMTNKDYEKYVISDAVHIGWKGWVYVDQQIARHMDGHDPKNHKVDYSKNKPPHKHHKAHKHNKNREHQE
- the dltC gene encoding D-alanine--poly(phosphoribitol) ligase subunit 2; the encoded protein is MEFREQVLDLLADVAENDIVKENPDVEIFEEGIIDSFQTVGLLLEIQNKLDIEVSIMDFDRDEWATPNKIVEALEELR